Proteins from a single region of uncultured Fretibacterium sp.:
- a CDS encoding S9 family peptidase — MKFADLLTLGFVLSCVLPLASTACAAESGEDSSSVPPVLPMEDFFRNPEVGAFSLSPDGAKLAFVKPWERRMNVYVRDIETGAEKRVTSATERDIAGFFWKGSDRIVYIQDKGGDENFHIYLTDIEGKASRDLTPFDGVRAGVLDDLEEDPEHMLLEMNRRNPEVFDVYRCELATGELTQIAENPGNITGWLTDHDGRLRVAYETDGVNSSLLYRPTEKDEFKTLVTTNFKDSFFPLMFSYDNKLLYVASNLGRDKIAVYTFDPDANKTQDLVFEHPDVDVSSLISSKKRKVITGVVYTTDKSHYHFFDKDRRELQDTLEKFFPGYEVAVTGMDDDERRATVRVYGDRTRGGSYLFDRQNNSLTKLADHSPWLKEAEMAPMEPIQYTSRDGLTIHGYLTLPLGVASRDLPLVVIPHGGPSARDGWGFDSEAQFLANRGAAVLQVNFRGSTGYGKKFWQAGFKQWGRAMQDDITDGVEWLVKRGIADPKRLAIYGGSYGGYAALAGATFTPDLYACAVSYVGPSNIFTLLESIPPYWEPYREMEYEEIGHPVKDKELLESISPVLHADKIRIPLFVAQGANDPRVKKAESDQIVEAVRKAGKDVVYMVKDNEGHGFRNEENRFDFYREMGEFLKKHLGLR, encoded by the coding sequence ATGAAGTTTGCCGATCTGCTCACGCTCGGATTCGTTCTGAGCTGCGTCCTGCCTCTGGCCTCGACGGCCTGCGCCGCGGAGAGCGGGGAGGATTCGTCCTCCGTTCCGCCCGTCCTCCCGATGGAGGATTTCTTCCGCAACCCCGAGGTTGGCGCCTTCTCCCTGTCGCCCGACGGCGCCAAACTGGCTTTCGTCAAGCCCTGGGAGCGACGGATGAACGTCTACGTCCGCGACATCGAGACAGGCGCCGAGAAGCGCGTGACGAGCGCGACGGAGCGCGATATCGCCGGCTTCTTCTGGAAGGGCAGCGACCGCATCGTATACATTCAGGACAAGGGCGGGGACGAGAACTTCCACATCTATCTGACGGACATCGAGGGCAAGGCATCGCGGGACCTCACGCCGTTCGACGGCGTCCGAGCCGGGGTGCTGGACGACCTGGAGGAGGACCCGGAGCATATGCTGCTGGAGATGAACCGGCGCAACCCCGAGGTCTTCGACGTCTACCGGTGTGAGCTGGCCACGGGGGAACTCACGCAAATTGCCGAGAACCCCGGCAACATCACCGGCTGGCTGACCGACCACGACGGCAGGCTCCGCGTCGCCTACGAGACGGACGGCGTCAACTCCAGCCTGCTCTACCGCCCGACGGAGAAGGACGAGTTCAAGACGCTCGTCACCACGAACTTCAAGGACTCCTTCTTCCCCCTGATGTTCAGCTACGACAACAAGCTCCTCTACGTGGCCTCGAACCTCGGGCGTGACAAGATCGCCGTCTACACCTTCGACCCCGACGCGAACAAGACGCAGGACCTCGTCTTCGAGCACCCGGACGTGGACGTGTCCAGCCTGATATCCTCCAAGAAGCGCAAGGTGATCACGGGCGTCGTCTACACCACGGACAAGAGCCACTATCACTTCTTCGACAAGGACCGCAGGGAGCTCCAGGACACCCTCGAGAAGTTCTTTCCGGGCTACGAGGTCGCCGTCACGGGGATGGACGACGACGAGCGGCGCGCCACCGTCAGGGTCTACGGGGACCGCACGCGCGGCGGCTCCTATCTCTTCGACCGGCAGAACAACAGCCTGACGAAGCTGGCGGACCACTCGCCCTGGCTCAAGGAGGCCGAGATGGCGCCGATGGAGCCCATTCAATACACCTCCCGCGACGGACTGACGATCCACGGCTACCTGACGCTCCCCCTCGGCGTCGCGTCCAGGGACCTTCCGCTGGTCGTCATCCCGCACGGCGGGCCCAGCGCGCGCGACGGTTGGGGGTTCGATTCGGAGGCGCAGTTTCTGGCCAACCGCGGCGCGGCGGTGCTCCAGGTCAACTTCCGCGGCTCCACCGGCTACGGTAAGAAGTTCTGGCAGGCGGGCTTCAAGCAGTGGGGACGCGCCATGCAGGACGACATCACCGATGGCGTGGAGTGGCTCGTCAAACGAGGCATCGCCGACCCCAAACGCCTGGCCATCTACGGCGGCAGCTACGGCGGCTACGCGGCCCTGGCGGGCGCGACCTTCACGCCCGACCTCTACGCCTGCGCCGTCAGCTACGTGGGGCCGTCCAACATCTTTACCCTGCTGGAGAGCATCCCCCCCTACTGGGAACCCTACCGTGAGATGGAGTACGAGGAGATCGGGCACCCCGTCAAGGACAAGGAGCTGCTGGAGTCGATATCGCCCGTCCTCCACGCGGACAAAATCCGCATCCCGCTCTTCGTGGCGCAGGGCGCCAACGACCCGCGCGTCAAGAAGGCGGAGTCCGACCAGATCGTCGAGGCCGTCCGCAAGGCGGGCAAGGACGTCGTCTACATGGTCAAGGACAACGAGGGACACGGGTTCCGCAACGAGGAGAACCGATTCGACTTCTACCGCGAGATGGGCGAGTTCCTCAAGAAGCACCTGGGCCTGCGCTGA
- a CDS encoding 2-dehydropantoate 2-reductase yields the protein MNITIVGLGGVGGIVGGRLATAAEDVPELRVTFWCRGDTLRNVRESGLRIAGPDGTVTVRPALATCDPAEAGIADVLFFATKGYQLEEAARAAFPLVSSSTRVIPLLNGVSAGETLERILPPCDLLGGCLYISSHVESPGTIRQVGTVQRLLFGNEKLSEAENRIRYADLEHILRKTGIQITLTERIDIEMWAKFLFLSPLAAVTTLRRRTIGAVIEDPEGLAAMMDLVREAEDLARSLGVALPQNIADLTLEKARSFAPDTKTSMQLDQEQGRATELEFLVGYVCREGRLRGVPTPAYDRFYEGLKAICKAG from the coding sequence ATGAACATCACCATTGTCGGTTTGGGCGGAGTGGGAGGAATCGTAGGTGGGCGTCTGGCCACGGCGGCGGAGGACGTTCCGGAGCTCCGGGTGACCTTCTGGTGCCGCGGCGACACCCTGAGGAACGTCCGGGAGAGCGGCCTGCGCATCGCGGGGCCCGACGGCACGGTCACCGTCCGCCCCGCGCTCGCGACGTGCGACCCCGCGGAGGCCGGGATCGCCGACGTGCTGTTCTTCGCCACCAAAGGCTATCAGCTCGAGGAGGCGGCCCGGGCCGCCTTTCCCCTCGTCTCGTCCTCCACCCGCGTCATCCCTCTGCTCAACGGCGTGTCGGCCGGTGAGACCCTCGAACGCATCCTGCCGCCCTGCGACCTCCTCGGCGGCTGTCTCTACATCTCCTCCCACGTCGAGTCCCCGGGGACGATCCGGCAGGTCGGAACGGTGCAGCGCCTCCTGTTCGGCAACGAAAAGCTCAGCGAGGCGGAGAACCGCATACGTTACGCCGACCTGGAGCACATCCTCAGAAAGACCGGCATCCAGATCACCCTGACGGAACGCATCGACATCGAGATGTGGGCCAAGTTTCTGTTCCTGTCCCCCCTGGCGGCCGTCACGACGCTTCGCCGCAGGACGATCGGGGCGGTGATCGAGGACCCCGAGGGACTGGCCGCCATGATGGACCTGGTCCGGGAGGCCGAGGACCTGGCCCGGTCCCTCGGCGTCGCCCTGCCGCAGAACATCGCGGACCTGACCCTGGAAAAGGCCCGCTCCTTCGCCCCCGACACCAAAACCTCCATGCAGCTCGATCAGGAGCAGGGCAGGGCCACGGAGCTCGAGTTTCTGGTCGGGTACGTCTGCCGCGAAGGACGGCTCCGGGGAGTTCCAACCCCGGCCTACGACAGGTTCTACGAGGGACTGAAGGCCATCTGCAAGGCCGGGTAG
- a CDS encoding DUF364 domain-containing protein has translation MTDVLLKDTVAAVRGRLGGELDGMTVERAVLGIFFTGVKLSDGHGGLSFTPIKEIPQAVCCPSSAREMPLSGKLRGRPVGAFLDDLSCGNVLREALGVAVLNALSAACWDRMPSKPYELSLGRDAFDDVELPRGGCAVVVGALVPMLKRLLAESVDFRVLEQDPRTLKEREMPHYVPADRASEVVPQADLLVVTGTTVLNGTLSGLLEMARPDARVVVAGPTASMLPDAFFERGVDVLGGVLVTRPDELLDIVAEGGSGYHFFGRYAERMVIRRPGP, from the coding sequence GTGACGGACGTGCTGTTGAAGGATACCGTAGCGGCGGTGCGGGGCCGCCTGGGCGGCGAGCTGGACGGGATGACCGTCGAACGCGCCGTGCTGGGAATTTTCTTCACGGGGGTCAAGCTCAGCGACGGACATGGCGGGCTCTCCTTCACGCCGATCAAGGAGATTCCTCAGGCGGTCTGCTGTCCCAGCTCCGCACGGGAGATGCCCCTGTCCGGCAAACTGAGGGGGCGTCCCGTCGGCGCTTTCCTGGACGACCTCTCCTGCGGGAACGTCCTGCGCGAGGCGCTGGGGGTCGCGGTCCTCAACGCCCTGAGCGCTGCCTGCTGGGATCGGATGCCCTCGAAACCCTACGAGCTGTCCCTGGGAAGGGACGCGTTCGACGACGTCGAGCTGCCGAGGGGCGGCTGCGCGGTCGTGGTCGGGGCGCTGGTCCCGATGCTGAAGCGCCTTTTGGCGGAGTCGGTCGATTTTCGGGTGCTGGAGCAGGACCCGAGGACCCTCAAGGAGCGCGAGATGCCCCATTACGTTCCGGCCGACCGGGCGTCCGAGGTGGTGCCACAGGCGGATCTTCTGGTCGTGACGGGGACGACCGTCCTCAACGGCACCCTGTCCGGCCTGCTGGAGATGGCGCGGCCGGACGCCCGGGTCGTCGTGGCGGGACCGACGGCGAGCATGCTCCCCGATGCCTTTTTCGAGCGAGGGGTCGACGTCCTGGGCGGGGTTCTGGTGACCCGCCCGGACGAGCTGCTGGACATCGTCGCCGAGGGCGGTTCCGGCTACCATTTCTTCGGGCGCTATGCGGAGCGCATGGTGATCCGCAGGCCCGGGCCTTGA
- a CDS encoding biotin transporter BioY, with protein sequence MRKGKFLSTRELVLCALFSALTAVGAYIRIPLPMLTLTLQFFFTNLAALLLGRKLGAFAAAGYVLAGLAGLPIFAGGSGGVAYVLHPTFGYLVGFIAGAWAAGFVAERLRPGMRTWMLAGLTNLAVLYALGMAYYYPIANYYLKTPFGVRALFYYCFLLPLPGDLIKCLLGAVVTDRLRAMLPGGMLPAASAGREVSDKEDIEG encoded by the coding sequence ATGAGAAAAGGAAAATTTCTGAGCACGCGGGAGCTGGTCCTCTGCGCGCTCTTCTCCGCGCTGACCGCCGTGGGGGCGTACATTCGGATTCCGCTGCCCATGCTGACGCTGACGCTGCAGTTCTTCTTCACCAACCTCGCCGCCCTGCTCCTGGGGCGGAAGCTCGGTGCGTTCGCCGCGGCGGGCTATGTCCTTGCGGGGCTCGCCGGGCTGCCGATCTTCGCCGGCGGCAGCGGGGGCGTCGCCTACGTGCTGCACCCCACGTTCGGCTACCTCGTCGGCTTCATCGCCGGGGCCTGGGCCGCAGGCTTCGTCGCCGAGCGCCTGAGGCCGGGAATGAGGACCTGGATGCTCGCCGGCCTGACAAACCTGGCGGTGCTCTATGCCCTGGGGATGGCCTATTACTACCCCATCGCCAACTATTACCTCAAGACCCCCTTCGGCGTCAGGGCCCTCTTCTACTACTGCTTCCTGCTTCCTCTCCCGGGGGACCTCATCAAGTGCCTTCTGGGCGCGGTCGTGACCGACCGGCTCAGGGCCATGCTTCCGGGCGGAATGCTCCCCGCGGCCTCAGCGGGTCGTGAAGTGTCCGACAAGGAGGACATAGAGGGATAA
- a CDS encoding biotin--[acetyl-CoA-carboxylase] ligase, which yields MSLKDEVLRMLEDHRGEALSGESVAERLSVSRASVWKAVRALREEGHKIGASTRRGYRMEPDSDVLSEEGIRACLSEGSPVRGVVCLASVDSTNTYAKGLALSGGAHGTLVAADRQTAGRGRRGRSFFSPPGTGLYMSLILRPLIELERFQAVTIAAAVAVCRSIEALTCRRPRIKWVNDIYLDGGNGLEGADGEERKICGILTEAVSDVESGTIESVVVGIGLNVSTRDFSPDLARIAGSLLPGSVSRNRLAAGIAERLLDCQERLGDPELIREYRDRSLLLGREVRFMRDGAECRGLALDIDAQGCLLLREEDGEVVALRSGEVYQVRPVRMH from the coding sequence ATGTCGTTGAAGGACGAGGTTCTGAGGATGCTGGAGGACCACAGGGGCGAGGCCCTGTCCGGGGAATCGGTCGCGGAACGCCTCTCCGTCTCTCGGGCCTCGGTCTGGAAGGCGGTGAGGGCTCTGAGGGAAGAGGGGCACAAGATCGGAGCGTCCACGCGCAGGGGCTATCGGATGGAGCCGGACAGCGATGTCCTGTCCGAGGAGGGGATACGGGCCTGCCTCTCGGAGGGGTCCCCCGTCCGCGGCGTCGTGTGTCTCGCGTCTGTGGACTCCACCAACACCTATGCGAAGGGGTTGGCGCTCTCGGGTGGGGCGCACGGTACGCTGGTCGCCGCGGACCGGCAGACGGCGGGGCGCGGCCGGCGCGGACGCTCGTTCTTCTCGCCCCCGGGGACGGGGCTTTACATGAGCCTGATCCTGCGCCCGCTTATCGAGCTGGAGCGCTTCCAGGCCGTGACCATCGCCGCGGCGGTCGCCGTCTGCCGGTCCATCGAGGCCCTGACGTGCCGCCGCCCCCGTATCAAGTGGGTGAACGACATCTATTTGGATGGGGGCAACGGCCTGGAGGGGGCCGACGGCGAGGAGCGCAAGATCTGCGGCATCCTGACCGAGGCGGTCAGCGACGTGGAGAGCGGGACGATAGAGAGCGTCGTCGTCGGCATCGGCCTCAACGTCTCGACCCGGGACTTCTCCCCGGACCTGGCCCGTATCGCGGGCTCCCTCCTTCCGGGAAGCGTGAGCCGGAACCGTCTGGCGGCGGGGATTGCGGAACGTCTGCTGGACTGTCAGGAGCGGCTCGGCGACCCCGAGCTGATCCGGGAGTACCGGGACCGTTCCCTGCTCCTGGGGCGGGAGGTCCGCTTCATGCGGGACGGGGCGGAGTGCCGCGGGCTGGCCCTGGATATCGACGCGCAGGGCTGCCTGCTCCTTCGGGAGGAGGACGGGGAGGTCGTAGCCCTGAGGTCCGGAGAGGTGTATCAGGTGCGCCCGGTTCGGATGCATTAA
- a CDS encoding ABC transporter ATP-binding protein, which translates to MLEAQGVGFHYHRGRIVLRDISFTLPAGRVMCLLGPNGTGKTTLLRCLLGLLRPDEGRFLWDGRDLSALTRRARARLMAYVPQSSALTFPYEVQEVVLMGRVAHLGLGNAPGREDRRKAALAMERLEIGHLRGHVFQHLSGGERQMVLMARALAQEARLLVLDEPTANLDFGNQVRALGTIRGLARQGYAVLMTSHSPDHAFLTAHEVLLLKDGAVFARGAPDEVIDDAVLSGLYDTPTVVARAPVAGGGCVKVCVPVLDDGEISGKGNNAENGTKNEGGIVS; encoded by the coding sequence GTGCTGGAGGCGCAGGGGGTCGGCTTTCATTATCATCGCGGCCGGATCGTGCTGAGGGACATATCCTTCACCCTGCCCGCGGGGCGCGTGATGTGCCTGCTGGGCCCGAACGGCACCGGGAAGACCACGCTGCTCCGCTGTCTGCTGGGCCTGCTGCGGCCGGACGAGGGGCGGTTCCTCTGGGACGGGCGGGACCTGTCCGCCCTGACGCGCCGTGCCCGCGCCCGCCTGATGGCCTACGTGCCGCAGTCCTCGGCCCTGACCTTTCCGTATGAGGTCCAGGAGGTCGTGCTGATGGGGCGGGTCGCGCACCTGGGGCTCGGGAACGCCCCGGGCCGCGAGGACCGGCGGAAGGCGGCCCTCGCCATGGAGCGCCTGGAGATAGGACACCTGAGGGGCCACGTGTTCCAGCATCTGAGCGGGGGCGAGAGGCAGATGGTGCTGATGGCGAGGGCTCTGGCCCAGGAGGCGCGGCTCCTGGTGCTGGACGAGCCCACCGCGAACCTCGACTTCGGCAACCAGGTGCGGGCGCTTGGGACGATACGGGGCCTCGCCCGGCAGGGCTACGCCGTGCTGATGACCTCCCACTCGCCGGACCACGCCTTTCTCACCGCCCACGAGGTGCTTCTGCTGAAGGACGGCGCCGTGTTCGCGCGGGGGGCGCCGGACGAGGTCATCGACGACGCGGTTCTGTCCGGGCTCTACGACACCCCGACCGTCGTCGCCCGCGCGCCCGTCGCCGGAGGCGGGTGCGTGAAGGTCTGCGTCCCCGTCCTGGATGACGGGGAAATTTCCGGCAAGGGAAACAATGCGGAGAACGGAACCAAAAATGAAGGAGGAATAGTATCATGA
- a CDS encoding ABC transporter substrate-binding protein, with translation MRIGRNMRKFVLRLGVLSFCLALAVSVGSGPVFAPRMALAADAASADVRTVVDMAGRSVALPAEIHRIGTLGSIGVLNAFVELMGDGSKIYNQMSAGFTKTDRWKMQYQFAPQIANGPLFEDANRELLLENILQARTDVCFAMTKETAQVLERNGVACVYLEWKNVDDVKKAVTLMGEVLNKKETADAYIAYFDEKLAQARSLTSKIPEKDRLKVLYGDPVGFTQPHIIAEWWIREAGGISVTDDGRSSGERRTYTLEDLLLWNPDVIVANTAKQIEEMRGNPNYHGVAAVKNKRCFVIPTVAHVWGNRTVEQPLTILWMMNKLYPELMPEATLREEIRKFYSTFFLYDLSDAQISEIINGK, from the coding sequence ATGAGGATTGGAAGGAACATGAGGAAGTTTGTACTGCGGTTGGGAGTTTTGTCGTTCTGCCTGGCGCTTGCCGTATCGGTCGGCAGTGGTCCCGTGTTTGCGCCCCGGATGGCGCTGGCCGCGGATGCGGCGTCGGCCGACGTCAGGACGGTCGTCGACATGGCGGGGCGGTCCGTCGCGCTTCCGGCGGAGATTCACCGCATCGGGACCCTGGGCTCGATCGGGGTCCTGAACGCGTTCGTGGAGCTGATGGGTGACGGAAGCAAGATTTACAACCAGATGTCCGCCGGCTTCACCAAGACCGATCGGTGGAAGATGCAGTATCAGTTCGCCCCCCAGATCGCGAATGGCCCCCTGTTCGAGGACGCCAACAGGGAGCTGCTGCTGGAGAACATCCTCCAGGCCCGGACCGACGTGTGCTTCGCGATGACGAAGGAGACCGCCCAGGTGCTGGAGCGGAACGGGGTCGCCTGCGTCTATCTGGAATGGAAGAACGTCGACGACGTGAAGAAGGCCGTAACCCTGATGGGCGAGGTGCTGAACAAGAAGGAGACGGCGGACGCCTACATCGCCTATTTCGACGAGAAGCTCGCCCAGGCCCGGTCCCTGACGTCCAAAATCCCCGAGAAGGACCGGCTGAAGGTGCTCTACGGCGACCCCGTGGGGTTCACGCAGCCCCATATCATCGCGGAATGGTGGATACGGGAGGCGGGCGGTATCAGCGTCACCGACGACGGGCGGTCGTCCGGCGAGAGGCGGACCTACACCCTGGAGGACCTGCTGCTCTGGAACCCCGACGTGATCGTCGCCAACACCGCCAAGCAGATCGAGGAGATGCGGGGGAACCCCAACTACCACGGGGTCGCCGCCGTGAAGAACAAAAGGTGCTTCGTCATCCCCACCGTGGCGCACGTCTGGGGCAACCGGACGGTGGAGCAGCCCCTGACCATCCTGTGGATGATGAACAAGCTCTATCCCGAGCTCATGCCCGAGGCGACCCTGAGGGAGGAAATTCGCAAATTCTACTCCACCTTCTTCCTGTACGACTTGAGCGACGCGCAGATATCGGAGATCATCAACGGAAAGTGA
- a CDS encoding peptide-methionine (S)-S-oxide reductase, whose amino-acid sequence MTRTALSEKIPPIDRMTPAQLESALFAMGCFKGLEARLGITRGVWRTSVGYAGGSFPTPTYDDAGDHVETVRVEYDPRTISYGQLLELFMCWYCGTPPDAAPRRAPCIFVRDAKERRLAQAAADRSILCGRSYPRSRIVPVKPFHPAEAWCQKYYLRRVPWLFEELMVLYGEEEGLLRSTSATRLNAFLGLPAVPSPRCSLPEDIDLYGLTPYAVQALQHLGV is encoded by the coding sequence GTGACGAGGACGGCATTGTCTGAGAAGATTCCCCCGATCGACAGGATGACCCCGGCTCAGCTCGAGTCGGCGCTGTTCGCCATGGGGTGCTTCAAGGGCCTCGAGGCCAGGCTCGGCATCACGAGGGGGGTGTGGAGGACCAGCGTGGGGTACGCGGGCGGGTCCTTTCCCACCCCCACCTACGACGACGCCGGCGACCACGTCGAGACCGTGAGGGTGGAGTACGACCCGCGGACGATCAGTTACGGCCAGCTCCTGGAGCTCTTCATGTGCTGGTACTGCGGCACGCCACCGGATGCCGCGCCGCGCCGCGCCCCCTGCATCTTCGTGAGGGACGCCAAGGAGCGCCGCCTGGCTCAGGCCGCGGCCGACCGCAGCATCCTCTGCGGCCGCAGCTATCCGAGGTCCCGGATCGTCCCCGTCAAGCCGTTCCATCCCGCGGAGGCCTGGTGCCAGAAGTACTACCTGCGTCGCGTCCCCTGGCTCTTCGAGGAGCTGATGGTCCTCTACGGCGAGGAGGAGGGACTGCTGCGGTCCACGTCCGCAACGCGGCTCAACGCCTTTCTGGGGCTTCCCGCCGTGCCGTCCCCGCGCTGCTCCCTGCCGGAGGACATCGATCTCTACGGGCTGACGCCCTACGCCGTGCAGGCGCTGCAACACCTTGGAGTCTGA
- a CDS encoding ankyrin repeat domain-containing protein produces the protein MRCERREAFPPIAVFFLAVSLLMAPSAGADPLTFSCAMGDVEAVRSALAGGADPNAPDEHGCPPLCRTVSAGVDAPLSMHLEVIRLLADSGAKIDAPSPRGDTPLLLSLRKGRSFTEVTELLLELGADPNGPGPVGLSGNFSDGERPLNAASREPASIRQLELLLSKGADVRLRDGAGRSPLETAVTSPNPSVEKVRLLLDAGADINGTFSLWEEEGVTPLMAAAALGSPDLIRLLLDRGALAALSSRSGLRARDYALRAGREENAALLP, from the coding sequence ATGAGATGTGAGAGACGTGAGGCGTTCCCTCCCATCGCCGTCTTTTTTCTTGCCGTGTCGCTCCTGATGGCGCCGTCCGCCGGGGCCGATCCCCTGACGTTCTCCTGCGCAATGGGCGACGTCGAGGCGGTCCGTAGCGCCCTCGCCGGGGGAGCCGACCCCAACGCCCCCGACGAGCACGGCTGTCCTCCGCTCTGCCGCACCGTGAGCGCCGGGGTGGACGCCCCGCTCTCCATGCACCTGGAGGTGATCCGCCTGCTCGCGGACTCCGGGGCGAAAATCGACGCGCCGTCCCCCAGGGGCGATACCCCCCTCCTCCTCTCCCTTCGCAAGGGACGCTCCTTCACCGAGGTGACCGAGCTCCTCCTCGAGCTCGGCGCCGACCCCAACGGCCCCGGCCCGGTCGGGCTCTCCGGTAATTTTTCCGACGGGGAGCGTCCCCTGAACGCCGCGTCGCGGGAACCCGCCTCCATCCGGCAGCTGGAGCTTCTGCTGTCGAAGGGGGCGGACGTCCGGCTGAGGGACGGAGCGGGACGCAGCCCCCTGGAGACAGCGGTCACGTCCCCTAATCCCTCCGTGGAAAAGGTACGCCTGCTGCTCGATGCCGGGGCGGACATCAACGGAACCTTCAGCCTGTGGGAGGAGGAGGGGGTCACGCCGCTCATGGCCGCAGCCGCCCTGGGCTCTCCCGACCTCATACGCCTGCTGCTGGACCGCGGCGCGCTGGCTGCCCTTTCGAGCCGTTCGGGGCTCCGGGCGCGCGATTACGCCCTGCGCGCGGGACGGGAGGAGAACGCCGCCCTACTGCCCTGA
- a CDS encoding amidohydrolase, whose protein sequence is MDGKNLKNLEKKASALNGYAVELRRELHAHPELEHELPFTEGVIVRELGKLNLDGLRPGMGRGHGVCADLVGGRPGKVLALRADMDALPVREETGLPYASTNGCMHACGHDAHVAMLLTAARLLAEARSELAGTVRFLFQPAEETVAGALSMIESGALDGVDAIVGLHTGSIWEGLEPGQIGWRVGPMMASTTTIRVELQGRGGHGATPHLTVDPIVMAAEVVSQLQTLVSRELSPFEPAVVTFGKISGGRAHNVIADTCELFGTMRCFNTETDAFLKERITATVEGVAASMRGRGTVTFSGYLPPVVNDEAITLRMRDILRTTLGEGAEREVVRPSSGAEDFAEYLRKVPGAFFYHCSTFGDGRDHPHHNSRFDVNESVLWTGAAAMAAFALQWQD, encoded by the coding sequence ATGGACGGGAAAAATTTGAAGAATCTCGAAAAAAAGGCCTCGGCGCTGAACGGCTATGCCGTGGAGCTCCGACGGGAGCTGCATGCCCATCCGGAGCTGGAGCACGAACTGCCCTTCACGGAGGGTGTGATCGTCCGTGAGCTGGGGAAGCTGAACCTGGACGGGCTCCGGCCGGGGATGGGGCGTGGGCACGGGGTCTGCGCCGACCTCGTGGGGGGGCGCCCGGGAAAGGTCCTGGCGCTGCGCGCCGACATGGACGCGCTGCCCGTGAGGGAGGAGACGGGGCTGCCCTACGCCTCCACGAACGGCTGCATGCACGCCTGCGGGCACGACGCCCACGTGGCCATGCTGCTGACGGCGGCCCGGCTGCTGGCCGAGGCCCGGTCCGAGCTCGCCGGGACGGTGCGCTTCCTCTTCCAGCCGGCGGAGGAGACCGTTGCGGGGGCGCTCTCCATGATCGAGAGCGGCGCCCTGGATGGGGTCGACGCGATTGTGGGGCTCCACACCGGGAGCATCTGGGAGGGGCTAGAGCCCGGACAGATCGGCTGGCGGGTGGGGCCCATGATGGCCTCGACGACGACGATCCGAGTCGAGCTCCAGGGCCGGGGAGGGCACGGGGCCACGCCCCACCTGACGGTGGATCCCATCGTGATGGCCGCGGAGGTCGTCTCCCAGCTCCAGACCCTGGTCAGTCGGGAGCTCAGCCCCTTCGAGCCGGCCGTCGTCACCTTCGGTAAGATCTCGGGCGGACGGGCCCATAACGTCATCGCCGACACCTGCGAGCTCTTCGGGACGATGCGGTGCTTCAACACGGAGACCGACGCCTTCCTCAAGGAGCGCATCACCGCGACGGTTGAGGGCGTGGCCGCCTCCATGCGCGGGCGCGGAACGGTGACCTTCAGCGGGTACCTGCCCCCCGTCGTCAACGACGAGGCGATCACCCTGAGGATGCGGGACATCCTGAGGACGACGCTGGGCGAGGGGGCGGAGCGCGAGGTCGTGCGACCCTCCTCCGGGGCGGAGGACTTCGCCGAGTACCTTCGGAAGGTCCCGGGCGCATTTTTCTATCACTGCTCCACCTTCGGGGACGGGCGCGACCATCCGCACCACAACTCCCGGTTCGACGTCAACGAGTCCGTGCTCTGGACGGGGGCCGCCGCGATGGCCGCCTTCGCCCTCCAGTGGCAGGACTGA